A window of the Brassica napus cultivar Da-Ae unplaced genomic scaffold, Da-Ae ScsIHWf_1256;HRSCAF=1791, whole genome shotgun sequence genome harbors these coding sequences:
- the LOC125596649 gene encoding uncharacterized protein LOC125596649, whose amino-acid sequence MDPAAERSHSKKQKDYVNMLSYTCDSEYGIPRRCACGGRIIDEVRVKQEYDTQPGKRFFTCANYEADGFHYRQPWVIGVQEQIESLTKRLEEAEQLLNLIPSLKNQIETLEAQASGLTRQVDRLTAEVYNLTVQVADLEKLCFE is encoded by the exons ATGGATCCCGCAGCAGAGAGAAGTCATTCAAAGAAGCAAAAGGACTACGTCAACATGCTATCATACACTTGCGATTCTGAATATGGCATTCCGAGAAGGTGTGCCtgtggtgggagaatcatagACGAGGTTCGAGTGAAGCAGGAGTACGATACTCAACCCGGGAAGCGGTTCTTCACCTGTGCCAACTACGAG gctgatgggtttcACTACCGTCAGCCTTGGGTGATTGGTGTCCAGGAGCAGATCGAAAGCTTGACTAAGCGTCTGGAGGAGGCTGAGCAGCTGTTGAATTTGATTCCGAGTCTCAAAAACCAGATTGAGACACTGGAG GCACAGGCTAGCGGGCTCACTCGGCAGGTTGATCGCCTAACTGCGGAGGTTTATAACTTGACGGTGCAAGTAGCTGACCTGGAGAAGCTCTGCTTCGAGTAA
- the LOC106430410 gene encoding MADS-box protein FLOWERING LOCUS C-like yields MGRKKLEIKRIENKSSRQVTFSKRRSGLIEKARQLSVLCDASVALLVVSSSGKLYSFSAGDNLVRILDRYGKQHADDLKALNLQSKALSYGSHNELLELVDSKLVESNVGGVSVDTLVQLEGVLENALSLTRARKTELMLKLVDSLKEKEKLLKEENQALAGQKEKKNLAGAEADNMEMSPGQISDINLPVTLPLLN; encoded by the exons ATGGGAAGAAAAAAACTAGAAATCAAGCGAATTGAGAACAAAAGTAGCCGACAAGTCACCTTCTCCAAACGACGCAGCGGTCTCATTGAGAAAGCTCGTCAGCTTTCTGTTCTCTGCGATGCATCCGTCGCGCTTCTCGTTGTCTCCTCCTCCGGCAAGCTCTACAGCTTCTCCGCCGGTGATAA CCTGGTCAGGATCCTTGATCGATATGGAAAACAGCATGCTGATGATCTTAAAGCCCTG AATCTTCAGTCAAAAGCTCTGAGCTATGGTTCACACAATGAGTTACTTGAACTTGTGGATAG CAAGCTTGTGGAATCAAATGTCGGTGGTGTAAGCGTGGACACCCTCGTTCAGCTGGAGGGTGTCCTTGAAAATGCCCTCTCTCTAACTAGAGCTAGGAAG ACAGAACTAATGTTGAAGCTTGTTGATAGCCTCAAAGAAAAG GAGAAGCTGCTGAAAGAAGAGAATCAGGCTTTGGCTGGCCAG aaggagaagaagaatcttGCGGGAGCCGAAGCTGATAATATGGAGATGTCACCTGGACAAATCTCCGACATCAATCTTCCGGTAACTCTCCCACTGCTTAATTAG
- the LOC125596648 gene encoding probable trehalose-phosphate phosphatase I isoform X3, whose product MVSFVMEKPNRMSESQNVVVSEAARSIIPNNSSAPPGFISISKKKLLKNLEIINDGERINAWVDSMRASSPTHPKSLPSSISSEQQLSSWIMQHPSALEMFEKITEASGGKQIVIFLDYDGTLSPIVDDPDRAFMSSKMRRTVKKLAKCFPTAIVTGRCLDKVYSFVKLAELYYAGSHGMDIKGPAKGFSRHKRVKQSLLYQPASDYLPMIDEVYRQLLEKTKSTPGVIVENNKFCASVHFRCVDEKKWSELVLQVRSVLKEYPRLKLNQGRKVFEIRPMIEWDKGKALEFLLESLGFGNSNNVFPVYIGDDRTDEDAFKLLRDRGEGCGVLVSKFPKDTDASYYLQDPSEASDEFLATIGGVETNAAKSVKRMNV is encoded by the exons ATGG TGAGTTTTGTCATGGAGAAACCAAACAGGATGTCAGAGAGTCAAAACGTTGTCGTCTCAGAGGCGGCAAGGTCTATCATCCCCAACAACTCTTCGGCTCCTCCTGGTTTCATCTCAATCTCCAAGAAAAAGCTTCTCAAGAACCTAGAAATCATCAATGATGGCGAAAGAATCAACGCTTGGGTAGATTCAATGCGAGCTTCTTCTCCTACTCATCCAAAATCACTCCCTTCTTCCATCTCCTCAGAGCAACAACTCAGTTCATGGATC ATGCAGCATCCTTCTGCATTAGAAATGTTTGAGAAAATCACAGAAGCTTCGGGAGGGAAACAAATCGTAATATTTCTAGATTATGACGGTACTCTCTCTCCCATCGTTGATGATCCAGACAGAGCTTTCATGTCAAGCAAG ATGAGAAGAACAGTAAAAAAACTGGCTAAGTGTTTTCCAACTGCTATAGTTACTGGTAGATGCCTAGACAag GTGTATAGCTTTGTCAAGCTAGCTGAGCTGTATTATGCTGGCAGCCATGGCATGGACATTAAAGGGCCGGCAAAAGGCTTCTCCAGACACAAGAGG GTTAAACAGTCTCTTCTGTACCAACCAGCCAGTGATTATCTTCCCATGATCGATGAA GTCTATAGACAACTTTTGGAGAAAACCAAATCAACTCCTGGAGTCATAGTAGAAAACAACAAGTTCTGTGCTTCTGTGCATTTTCGTTGCGTCGATGAGAAG AAATGGAGCGAACTGGTTCTACAGGTTCGGTCGGTATTAAAGGAATACCCTAGGCTTAAACTGAACCAAGGTCGAAAG GTTTTCGAAATACGTCCTATGATTGAATGGGATAAAGGAAAAGCTCTTGAGTTCTTGTTAGAGTCACTTG GGTTTGGAAACTCTAACAACGTTTTCCCAGTTTACATCGGTGATGACCGGACCGACGAAGATGCATTTAAG CTGCTACGAGACAGAGGTGAAGGCTGTGGCGTTCTTGTCTCCAAATTCCCCAAAGATACGGATGCTTCATATTATTTGCAAGATCCGTCCGAGGCAA GTGATGAATTTCTTGCAACGATTGGTGGCGTGGAAACAAATGCAGCCAAGAGTGTGAAGAGGATGAATGTATAA
- the LOC125596648 gene encoding probable trehalose-phosphate phosphatase I isoform X1, translating to MVSFVMEKPNRMSESQNVVVSEAARSIIPNNSSAPPGFISISKKKLLKNLEIINDGERINAWVDSMRASSPTHPKSLPSSISSEQQLSSWIMQHPSALEMFEKITEASGGKQIVIFLDYDGTLSPIVDDPDRAFMSSKMRRTVKKLAKCFPTAIVTGRCLDKYLCFPKVYSFVKLAELYYAGSHGMDIKGPAKGFSRHKRVKQSLLYQPASDYLPMIDEVYRQLLEKTKSTPGVIVENNKFCASVHFRCVDEKKWSELVLQVRSVLKEYPRLKLNQGRKVFEIRPMIEWDKGKALEFLLESLGFGNSNNVFPVYIGDDRTDEDAFKLLRDRGEGCGVLVSKFPKDTDASYYLQDPSEVMNFLQRLVAWKQMQPRV from the exons ATGG TGAGTTTTGTCATGGAGAAACCAAACAGGATGTCAGAGAGTCAAAACGTTGTCGTCTCAGAGGCGGCAAGGTCTATCATCCCCAACAACTCTTCGGCTCCTCCTGGTTTCATCTCAATCTCCAAGAAAAAGCTTCTCAAGAACCTAGAAATCATCAATGATGGCGAAAGAATCAACGCTTGGGTAGATTCAATGCGAGCTTCTTCTCCTACTCATCCAAAATCACTCCCTTCTTCCATCTCCTCAGAGCAACAACTCAGTTCATGGATC ATGCAGCATCCTTCTGCATTAGAAATGTTTGAGAAAATCACAGAAGCTTCGGGAGGGAAACAAATCGTAATATTTCTAGATTATGACGGTACTCTCTCTCCCATCGTTGATGATCCAGACAGAGCTTTCATGTCAAGCAAG ATGAGAAGAACAGTAAAAAAACTGGCTAAGTGTTTTCCAACTGCTATAGTTACTGGTAGATGCCTAGACAag tatttatgCTTTCCAAAGGTGTATAGCTTTGTCAAGCTAGCTGAGCTGTATTATGCTGGCAGCCATGGCATGGACATTAAAGGGCCGGCAAAAGGCTTCTCCAGACACAAGAGG GTTAAACAGTCTCTTCTGTACCAACCAGCCAGTGATTATCTTCCCATGATCGATGAA GTCTATAGACAACTTTTGGAGAAAACCAAATCAACTCCTGGAGTCATAGTAGAAAACAACAAGTTCTGTGCTTCTGTGCATTTTCGTTGCGTCGATGAGAAG AAATGGAGCGAACTGGTTCTACAGGTTCGGTCGGTATTAAAGGAATACCCTAGGCTTAAACTGAACCAAGGTCGAAAG GTTTTCGAAATACGTCCTATGATTGAATGGGATAAAGGAAAAGCTCTTGAGTTCTTGTTAGAGTCACTTG GGTTTGGAAACTCTAACAACGTTTTCCCAGTTTACATCGGTGATGACCGGACCGACGAAGATGCATTTAAG CTGCTACGAGACAGAGGTGAAGGCTGTGGCGTTCTTGTCTCCAAATTCCCCAAAGATACGGATGCTTCATATTATTTGCAAGATCCGTCCGAG GTGATGAATTTCTTGCAACGATTGGTGGCGTGGAAACAAATGCAGCCAAGAGTGTGA
- the LOC106441413 gene encoding putative ETHYLENE INSENSITIVE 3-like 4 protein — protein sequence MVEVEELEPLTPVEEEEEEVISYDDLKRRMWKDRNLMEKLKQQKRHSNDVVSLASHRAEASRRKKMARSQDSVLKYMMKIMEVCKAKGFVYGIVPDKGKPITGSSDSLRRWWKETVQFDQTAPNAVSDYLTIAAAAAAEMIEKEPSSLLHMLQELQDTTLGSLLSALMQHCVPPQRRFPLEKGIAPPWWPTGTELWWGEQGEAHEHGVPPYRKPHDLRKSWKVSVLAAVIKHMSPDLGRVRRLATQSKCLQDKMMAKETDTWSRVLNQEEALLNIKDLKISDQDQEASGSKTKRKCDFMEPSKSMSIV from the exons ATGGTGGAAGTCGAAGAATTAGAACCACTTACCCCagttgaagaggaagaagaagaagtcataAGCTATGATGATCTCAAACGACGCATGTGGAAAGACCGAAACCTCATGGAGAAACTCAAGCAACAAAAAAGACACAGCAACGACGTCGTTTCCTTGGCATCGCACCGAGCAGAAGCTTCACGGCGCAAGAAGATGGCACGTTCACAAGACTCGGTGTTGAAGTACATGATGAAGATCATGGAGGTGTGTAAAGCGAAAGGGTTTGTCTACGGTATCGTACCGGACAAGGGTAAACCGATAACCGGTTCTTCAGACAGCTTAAGACGTTGGTGGAAAGAAACCGTTCAGTTCGACCAAACCGCTCCAAACGCCGTCTCCGATTACTTAACAATCGCAGCTGCTGCTGCGGCAGAGATGATCGAGAAAGAACCGTCGAGTCTATTACACATGCTTCAAGAGTTACAAGACACGACTCTAGGGTCGTTACTATCAGCGTTAATGCAACACTGCGTCCCACCACAACGGCGGTTTCCGTTAGAGAAAGGCATCGCGCCGCCGTGGTGGCCGACGGGGACCGAGCTTTGGTGGGGAGAGCAAGGAGAGGCTCACGAGCACGGTGTGCCGCCGTATCGAAAGCCGCACGATTTGAGAAAGTCTTGGAAAGTTAGCGTTCTGGCGGCTGTGATTAAACACATGTCGCCAGATTTAGGGAGAGTGAGACGTCTCGCGACGCAGTCGAAATGTTTACAagataagatgatggctaaagAGACCGATACTTGGTCTCGTGTGTTAAACCAAGAAGAGGCGCTTCTTAATATCAAAGACCTCAAGATCTCAGATCAAGATCAAGAAGCTTCGGGGTCCAAGACCaagagaaaatgtgattttatgGAACCCTCTAAGAGCATGAGCATTG TATGA
- the LOC125596645 gene encoding putative nuclease HARBI1 has protein sequence MSSSSSDEVDEALEEMVDQVVDNFIDSVIHAHPNKHKRRAYIERDREQGHNRLWNDYFKENPTYPPEMFRRRFRMNKPLFLHIVERVSNEVPYFQQRRDACGRNGLSALQKCTAAIRMLAYGQSGDTYDEYLRLGDSTSRLCLANFTDAIIELFGNEYLRKPTAEDLQRLLDVGEVRGFPGMIGSIDCMHWEWKNCPTAWKGQFTRGSGKPTIVLEAVASQDLWIWHAFFGLPGTLNDINVLDRSPVFDDILHGRAPKVKFKVNNHTYRMAYYLTDGIYPNWSTFIQSIPLPQGPKAEKFAQKQESARKDVERAFGVLQSRFAIVKNPALQWDKEKIGKIMRTCVILHNMIVENERHGYAQINTSEFESGESSRSSKVTTRESIHAGDMLAMRREVRDQEKHARLKADLMENIWQKFGDEDE, from the coding sequence atgtcttcctcatcaagtgaTGAAGTTGATGAAGCTTTAGAAGAAATGGTTGACCAAGTAGTTGATAATTTCATCGACTCAGTGATTCATGCTCACCCCAACAAGCACAAAAGACGGgcttatatcgaaagagatCGGGAACAAGGACACAATCGGCTATGGAACGATTATTTCAAGGAAAATCCTACATATCCACCGGAAATGTTTAGGAggcgttttcgaatgaacaagcctTTGTTCCTCCACATTGTCGAACGTGTAAGTAATGAAGTTCCATACTTTCAGCAAAGACGGGATGCTTGCGGAAGGAATGGGCTAtctgcacttcaaaagtgtaccgcagctatacgtatgctggcatatggtcaatcgggagatacatatgacgaatatctccgacttggtgacaGTACATCACGTTTGTGTTTGGCAAATTTCACTGATGCAATAATagaattgtttggaaatgaGTATCTACGAAAACCTACAGCCGAGGATCTTCAACGCTTACTCGATGTTGGAGAGGTACGGGGGTTTCCGGGGATGATAGGCAGCATCGACTgcatgcattgggagtggaaaaactgtCCAACGGCTTGGAAAGGTCAGTTCACACGGGGttcaggaaagccgacaattgtcttagaagccgtggcatcacaagatctttggatatggcacgcatttTTCGGCTTACCAGGTACActcaacgatatcaatgttctcgATCGGTCACCGgtttttgatgacatcttacatggtcgagcacctaaagttaagttcaaggtcaacaaccacacttatcgtatggcctactatcttactgacggaatttatccaaactggtcaacatttatccaatccatcccacttcctcaaggtcctaaagccgAGAAATTTGCACAAAAGCAAGAATCCgccagaaaagatgtcgaacgggcttttggagtattgcagtcgaggtttgcaattgttaaaaacccagctctacaatgggacaaggaaaagataggaaagataatgagaacttgtgtcatattgcacaatatgattgTAGAGAACGAACGACACGGATACGCTCAAATAAATACTTCTGAGTTCGAATCAGGAGAGTCAAGCAGAAGTTCAAAGGTGACAACCAGAGAAAGTATTCATGCCGGTGATATGTTAGCCATGCGCAGAGAAGTCCGAGATCAAGAGAAGCATGCtcgtttgaaagctgatttaatggaaaatatttggcaaaagtttggtgatgaagatgaataa
- the LOC125596648 gene encoding probable trehalose-phosphate phosphatase I isoform X2, producing MVSFVMEKPNRMSESQNVVVSEAARSIIPNNSSAPPGFISISKKKLLKNLEIINDGERINAWVDSMRASSPTHPKSLPSSISSEQQLSSWIMQHPSALEMFEKITEASGGKQIVIFLDYDGTLSPIVDDPDRAFMSSKMRRTVKKLAKCFPTAIVTGRCLDKVYSFVKLAELYYAGSHGMDIKGPAKGFSRHKRVKQSLLYQPASDYLPMIDEVYRQLLEKTKSTPGVIVENNKFCASVHFRCVDEKKWSELVLQVRSVLKEYPRLKLNQGRKVFEIRPMIEWDKGKALEFLLESLGFGNSNNVFPVYIGDDRTDEDAFKLLRDRGEGCGVLVSKFPKDTDASYYLQDPSEVMNFLQRLVAWKQMQPRV from the exons ATGG TGAGTTTTGTCATGGAGAAACCAAACAGGATGTCAGAGAGTCAAAACGTTGTCGTCTCAGAGGCGGCAAGGTCTATCATCCCCAACAACTCTTCGGCTCCTCCTGGTTTCATCTCAATCTCCAAGAAAAAGCTTCTCAAGAACCTAGAAATCATCAATGATGGCGAAAGAATCAACGCTTGGGTAGATTCAATGCGAGCTTCTTCTCCTACTCATCCAAAATCACTCCCTTCTTCCATCTCCTCAGAGCAACAACTCAGTTCATGGATC ATGCAGCATCCTTCTGCATTAGAAATGTTTGAGAAAATCACAGAAGCTTCGGGAGGGAAACAAATCGTAATATTTCTAGATTATGACGGTACTCTCTCTCCCATCGTTGATGATCCAGACAGAGCTTTCATGTCAAGCAAG ATGAGAAGAACAGTAAAAAAACTGGCTAAGTGTTTTCCAACTGCTATAGTTACTGGTAGATGCCTAGACAag GTGTATAGCTTTGTCAAGCTAGCTGAGCTGTATTATGCTGGCAGCCATGGCATGGACATTAAAGGGCCGGCAAAAGGCTTCTCCAGACACAAGAGG GTTAAACAGTCTCTTCTGTACCAACCAGCCAGTGATTATCTTCCCATGATCGATGAA GTCTATAGACAACTTTTGGAGAAAACCAAATCAACTCCTGGAGTCATAGTAGAAAACAACAAGTTCTGTGCTTCTGTGCATTTTCGTTGCGTCGATGAGAAG AAATGGAGCGAACTGGTTCTACAGGTTCGGTCGGTATTAAAGGAATACCCTAGGCTTAAACTGAACCAAGGTCGAAAG GTTTTCGAAATACGTCCTATGATTGAATGGGATAAAGGAAAAGCTCTTGAGTTCTTGTTAGAGTCACTTG GGTTTGGAAACTCTAACAACGTTTTCCCAGTTTACATCGGTGATGACCGGACCGACGAAGATGCATTTAAG CTGCTACGAGACAGAGGTGAAGGCTGTGGCGTTCTTGTCTCCAAATTCCCCAAAGATACGGATGCTTCATATTATTTGCAAGATCCGTCCGAG GTGATGAATTTCTTGCAACGATTGGTGGCGTGGAAACAAATGCAGCCAAGAGTGTGA
- the LOC125596646 gene encoding glutathione S-transferase T3-like, which yields MDPSSRNSHGFVNLLASQSSPPIDIDSAEAHVTSPGLVKPAERKRWSTKEDIVLISAWLNTSKDPIVSNEQKLGSFWKRIEEYFNSSPHLVGSLPREWSQCKQRWGRVNAEVCKFVGCHESALKEQASGQTENDVMKLAHDIFFNDYNVKFCLEHCWRELRFDQKWRSHCQPKEKRKESGPEVVSAEEEVRPPGVKASKAAKRKKPNEAAYDQIQIILAQKNTLSNKKILDRLLAKNIETLSDHEVALKNKLISEML from the coding sequence ATGGACCCTTCTTCCCGTAACTCTCACGGGTTTGTTAACTTGTTAGCTTCGCAGAGCAGTCCACCAATAGACATAGACTCTGCTGAAGCACATGTTACCTCTCCCGGGTTAGTTAAACCAGCGGAAAGGAAAAGGTGGTCAACCAAAGAGGACATTGTGCTGATcagtgcttggttgaacacCAGCAAGGATCCCATAGTGAGCAATGAACAGAAGCTAGGATCGTTTTGGAAGAGGATAGAAGAGTATTTCAATTCAAGTCCTCACCTCGTTGGCTCCCTTCCAAGAGAGTGGAGTcaatgtaagcagaggtggggaaggGTGAATGCGGAGGTCTGCAAGTTTGTGGGATGCCATGAAAGCGCGTTGAAGGAGCAGGCGAGTGGGCAAACAGAGAATGATGTCATGAAGCTTGCTCATGACATCTTCTTCAATGACTATAATGTCAAGTTCTGTCTTGAACATTGCTGGAGGGAACTTAGGTTCGATCAGAAATGGAGATCACACTGTCAGCCGaaggagaaaaggaaggaaagtgGTCCGGAGGTGGTGAGTGCTGAGGAAGAGGTTAGGCCTCCGGGTGTCAAGGCCAGCAAAGCTGCCAAACGCAAGAAGCCGAACGAGGCAGCTTATGACCAGATACAGATCATTCTAGCTCAGAAAAACACCCTTTCCAATAAAAAAATCCTAGATCGTCTCTTAGCCAAAAACATTGAAACACTATCTGATCATGAAGTGGCGCTTAAGAATAAGCTTATCTCTGAAATGCTTTGA
- the LOC106383353 gene encoding uncharacterized protein LOC106383353 yields the protein MTEDSGELAAPGEIRPALANLTNLPKKRSISSDSLDSPRVEFSKRLCVVVDDLVKQNGSSSSGSKCSSDDEKGSGGDATMVEVSSGDAKPLKGIYFEPGDRDGAREFKTDEGLALSLLSSSDAEIKKELGSCQNLRSFEMSRCSNVDKEERVNVNMGDDDDLIKSCSCSFCLKAAYIWSDLHYQDIKGRLSALKKSQKVASGLIQRNDKEKQPTGFHSLVNSVGAAKLESDLMAQWRSLFLGMGDILAHESNHLQNSFMTMKDLREDCKIDLERATKTPQHNT from the exons ATGACTGAAGATAGCGGCGAATTAGCAGCGCCCGGAGAGATCCGACCCGCTCTGGCTAATTTGACCAATCTTCCAAAGAAGAGGTCGATTTCGAGTGATTCACTTGACAGTCCTAGAGTAGAGTTCTCAAAGAGGCTATGCGTAGTTGTAGATGACTTGGTTAAGCAAAACGGATCTTCTTCCTCGGGTTCCAAGTGTAGCTCTGACGACGAGAAAGGATCCGGTGGTGATGCTACTATGGTGGAGGTTTCTAGTGGAGATGCCAAACCGTTGAAAGGGATCTACTTTGAGCCTGGGGACAGAGACGGTGCGCGAGAGTTTAAAACTGATGAAGGGTTGGCTTTATCTTTGTTGAGCAGCAGCGATGCTGAGATAAAGAAGGAGTTGGGTAGTTGTCAGAATCTGAGATCGTTTGAGATGAGTAGATGCTCCAATGTTGACAAGGAAGAGCGTGTGAATGTGAATATGGGAGATGATGATGACTTGATAAagtcatgttcttgttcttTTTGTCTTAAAG CTGCGTATATCTGGTCGGATCTTCATTACCAGGACATCAAAGGTCGATTATCCG CCTTGAAGAAGAGTCAGAAAGTAGCTAGCGGTTTGATTCAAAGGAATGACAAAGAAAAACAACCTACGGGTTTTCATTCCTTGGTAAACTCTGTTGGCGCTGCAAAGCTGGAATCTGATCTCATGGCTCAGTGGAGGTCGCTGTTTCTTGGCATGGGAGATATCCTCGCTCATGAAAGCAACCACCTT CAAAATAGCTTTATGACAATGAAAGATTTGCGGGAAGATTGCAAGATTGATTTGGAGAGAGCAACCAAAACACCTCAGCACAACACCTGA
- the LOC106384907 gene encoding 3-hydroxyacyl-[acyl-carrier-protein] dehydratase FabZ: MAAPNSIFTTAPSRNLAPISLHQSLSSPLSLRITKSNSVAFRPKPRSSSLVFCSTDESKISAEKEIPIELRYEAYPTVMDINQIREILPHRFPFLLVDRVIEYTAGESAVAIKNVTINDNFFPGHFPERPIMPGVLMVEAMAQVGGIVMLNPEVGGSKSNFFFAGVDKVRFRKPVIAGDTLVMRMTLVKLQKRFGIAKMEGKAYVGNTLVCEGEFLMAMGKEEE, from the exons ATGGCTGCCCCCAACTCCATTTTCACCACCGCTCCGTCGAGAAATCTCGCACCTATCTCTCTTCACCAGTCATTATCTTCACCGTTGAGTCTCCGGATCACTAAATCGAACTCCGTCGCGTTTCGTCCCAAACCCCGATCCAGCTCGCTCGTCTTCTGCTCCACCGATGAATCAAAGATCTCCGCAGAGAAAGAGATCCCAATTGAACTTA GGTACGAGGCTTATCCGACAGTGATGGACATTAACCAGATACGAGAGATTTTGCCTCACAG GTTCCCGTTTCTGTTAGTGGATAGAGTGATAGAGTACACAGCTGGTGAATCTGCGGTAGCTATCAAGAACGTTACCATTAATGACAATTTCTTTCCTGGGCATTTCCCTGAGAGGCCCATTATGCCTGGTGTCCTCATGGTTGAG GCCATGGCTCAGGTGGGAGGTATAGTGATGCTAAATCCAGAAGTGGGCGGATCTAAAAGCAACTTCTTCTTTGCTGGAGTCGACAAAGTGAGATTCAGAAAGCCTGTGATTGCAGGTGACACTCTGGTGATGAGGATGACGCTTGTGAAGCTGCAGAAGCGGTTTGGGATAGCCAAAATGGAAGGGAAAGCATACGTAGGGAACACTTTGGTATGCGAAGGAGAGTTCTTGATGGCTATGGGGAAAGAAGAGGAGTGA